The proteins below are encoded in one region of Metabacillus dongyingensis:
- a CDS encoding LutB/LldF family L-lactate oxidation iron-sulfur protein, with translation MPMKIGNEPFFDRVEKGVNNPFMRNAVASAQERMQGRRLQATEELGNWEEWRKLGEEIRTHTMENLDYYLEQLSESVAKRGGHVFFAATKEEANKYITGVAIQKQAKKVVKSKSMVTEEIHLNEALDKAGCEVIETDLGEYILQLDDHDPPSHIVVPALHKNKEQIRDTFKEKRGYEKSEMPEELALFAREQLRKDFLSADLGITGCNFAVAESGSICLVTNEGNAGLVTALPKTQITVMGMERIVPSWEELDVLVSLLCRSAVGQKLTSYITGLTGPKDDGDADGPEEFHLVIVDNGRSKILGTEFQSALHCIRCAACVNVCPVYRHIGGHSYGSIYAGPIGAVLSPLLGGYEDYKELPYASSLCAACTDACPVKIPLHELLIKHRRKIVEDEGKSTFGEKLAMKGYQLAASSPHLYGAGTKSASAVMSPFTSAGSIKKGPGPIKPWTDVRDFPAPSKERFRDWMKGREESGNDKG, from the coding sequence ATGCCAATGAAAATAGGAAACGAACCTTTTTTCGACCGGGTTGAAAAAGGAGTAAATAATCCGTTCATGAGAAATGCCGTTGCTTCTGCACAAGAACGAATGCAGGGAAGGCGCCTGCAAGCAACGGAAGAGCTTGGAAACTGGGAAGAGTGGCGGAAGCTTGGGGAAGAAATCCGGACACATACGATGGAAAATCTGGATTATTATTTGGAGCAGTTAAGCGAAAGTGTGGCAAAACGCGGCGGTCATGTATTTTTTGCCGCAACAAAAGAAGAAGCTAACAAATACATAACAGGAGTTGCCATACAAAAACAGGCGAAAAAGGTCGTCAAATCAAAGTCAATGGTAACAGAAGAAATCCACTTAAATGAAGCTTTAGATAAAGCAGGCTGTGAAGTGATCGAGACAGATCTTGGGGAATATATTCTGCAGCTTGATGACCACGATCCACCATCGCACATTGTTGTTCCTGCTCTTCATAAAAACAAAGAACAAATTCGTGATACATTTAAAGAAAAACGGGGCTACGAAAAATCAGAAATGCCAGAAGAGCTCGCTTTATTCGCCAGAGAACAGCTTCGCAAGGATTTCCTGAGTGCAGATCTTGGTATTACAGGGTGCAACTTTGCAGTAGCAGAATCCGGCTCGATCTGTTTGGTTACGAATGAAGGAAATGCTGGACTTGTCACAGCATTGCCAAAAACGCAAATAACGGTGATGGGGATGGAGCGCATCGTTCCTTCATGGGAAGAGCTTGATGTATTAGTCAGTTTGCTGTGCAGAAGTGCAGTAGGACAAAAGTTAACAAGCTACATCACAGGATTAACAGGTCCGAAAGATGATGGGGATGCTGACGGTCCTGAAGAATTTCATCTTGTTATCGTAGATAACGGCCGTTCAAAAATTTTAGGCACTGAGTTTCAAAGCGCGCTTCACTGCATCCGCTGCGCAGCATGTGTAAATGTATGTCCGGTTTATCGTCATATTGGAGGTCATTCCTACGGATCGATCTATGCGGGTCCAATTGGCGCTGTCCTTTCGCCTCTGCTTGGAGGCTATGAAGATTACAAAGAGCTTCCATATGCTTCATCATTATGTGCAGCATGTACTGATGCCTGTCCTGTGAAAATTCCTTTGCACGAATTATTAATAAAGCATCGCCGTAAAATTGTCGAAGATGAAGGGAAATCCACATTTGGGGAAAAGCTTGCCATGAAAGGCTATCAATTGGCTGCAAGCTCTCCGCATTTATACGGCGCAGGAACCAAATCAGCATCAGCGGTTATGTCCCCATTTACAAGCGCAGGCAGCATCAAAAAAGGACCTGGTCCTATCAAGCCGTGGACAGATGTACGAGACTTTCCTGCTCCAAGTAAAGAGAGATTCAGAGATTGGATGAAGGGAAGAGAGGAGAGCGGAAATGATAAAGGGTAA
- a CDS encoding (Fe-S)-binding protein — translation MKVSLFITCLADVFYSNVGKSTVELLEKLGCEVDFPKTQTCCGQPAYNSGYHKETREVAKHMITAFEHSDYVVGPSGSCVAMLHEYKGLFANDPDWREKAHQLAEKSYELTQFLTEVLNVEHVNASLQAHATFHKSCHMTRLLGVTDAPETLLRNVSGLNITPLPNSHDCCGFGGTFSVKMVSISEQMVDEKVKHIQDTDAEILIGADCGCLMNIGGRINRKGIPIKVMHIAEVLNSGVK, via the coding sequence TTGAAAGTATCCTTGTTCATTACATGTTTAGCAGATGTATTCTATTCAAATGTAGGAAAAAGCACGGTTGAATTGCTTGAAAAGCTAGGCTGTGAGGTTGATTTCCCAAAAACTCAGACTTGTTGCGGCCAGCCTGCCTATAATAGCGGCTATCATAAGGAAACGAGAGAAGTGGCAAAGCATATGATCACAGCTTTTGAACACTCTGATTATGTTGTAGGGCCATCCGGTTCATGTGTGGCCATGCTGCATGAATATAAGGGGCTGTTTGCAAATGATCCTGACTGGAGGGAAAAGGCGCATCAGCTTGCTGAAAAATCATATGAGCTAACACAATTTTTAACTGAAGTTCTAAATGTTGAACATGTAAATGCGTCTCTTCAGGCACATGCTACTTTTCATAAATCGTGTCACATGACTAGGCTTCTCGGTGTGACGGATGCTCCTGAAACATTACTTCGGAATGTAAGCGGTTTAAATATTACGCCTCTTCCTAACAGTCATGATTGCTGCGGATTTGGCGGAACGTTTTCCGTTAAAATGGTTTCCATTTCAGAGCAGATGGTAGACGAGAAGGTCAAGCATATCCAAGATACAGATGCAGAAATATTAATCGGTGCCGACTGCGGCTGTTTAATGAACATCGGCGGGAGAATCAATCGCAAAGGGATTCCTATTAAAGTCATGCATATTGCAGAAGTGCTGAATAGCGGGGTGAAATAA
- the rpiA gene encoding ribose-5-phosphate isomerase RpiA, translated as MNEKKLVGEKAAEFVKDGMIVGLGTGSTVYYTLEKIGQMVKEGLQIKGIPTSMATEKLAHEFGIPLTSFKEVTYLDVAIDGADEVDPDLNLIKGGGGALLREKIIAAAANTFIVVADSSKLSAKLGSFRLPVEVIPFGYERTAKQISSIGCVPEMRLSNGNPYITDNHNYIFDCEIPENSQPHKLETVLNMIPGVVENGLFTKMADVIITLDANKKTVLMKEKNKNRIRETE; from the coding sequence ATGAATGAAAAAAAACTAGTCGGTGAAAAAGCTGCTGAATTCGTTAAAGACGGCATGATCGTGGGTCTTGGTACTGGCTCAACTGTCTACTACACGCTTGAGAAGATTGGTCAGATGGTTAAAGAAGGACTCCAGATTAAAGGGATCCCTACTTCAATGGCCACAGAAAAACTTGCACATGAATTCGGAATACCTCTTACAAGTTTTAAAGAAGTCACTTATCTTGATGTAGCCATCGATGGAGCGGATGAAGTGGATCCAGACCTGAATCTGATAAAAGGAGGCGGTGGAGCCCTATTAAGGGAAAAAATCATTGCTGCAGCAGCTAATACCTTTATAGTTGTAGCAGATTCATCTAAATTGTCAGCAAAACTGGGTTCATTTCGGCTTCCCGTTGAAGTAATTCCATTTGGATATGAGCGGACTGCAAAGCAAATAAGCTCAATTGGCTGTGTCCCTGAAATGCGGCTCTCGAATGGGAATCCTTATATAACAGATAATCACAACTATATCTTCGACTGTGAGATTCCTGAAAATTCACAGCCTCATAAATTGGAAACCGTTCTTAATATGATCCCTGGTGTAGTCGAAAATGGTTTGTTTACAAAAATGGCTGATGTCATCATTACTTTAGATGCAAATAAAAAAACAGTCTTAATGAAGGAAAAAAATAAAAATAGAATCAGGGAAACTGAATAA